acccgaTAGAAAATGAGTAGTGAAccgaagagaagaagcaccaacatggagctgggaatctaaagggtctggagtgattctggatgaaggaatggtctctgatctcttgtcaggtgttttctaacctcatcgggcattataggagaacatttagagctgttaaactggcaaatggaggtttcaaaaagtaatgaataaaagggtgccattaatgTAGCCAAtttgtattagagaaaaacatttacaaaaacaaaaacatcccccattttaaattcttattatccaatgaaaggttagatttttttgaatttttttaataaaagatcaaaaggattaacaatgcagattaattttcacagccttctttgaccATATTTACCAAgagtgccgatatttttggccatgactgtaagatcacagaagtaaaatgggttgtgaaTGTCTTTTTGGTCTAATATCTGTTTGAACTTTGTTCCAGGAGCTGCACAGCATGGCTCTGGAGCAGCGACTCCTGGATCAAATCCGAGTGGTCTTCAGTGAGGGTGTTTTTCCTGTGTGGGTGGACCAGCACACTGTTATCTATATCAGGATAGGTCAGTCAGCCCTATTTTAAAGGCATGTCATAAAGGAGTTGTTGTTGGGTATGAACTGATCTTTTTACACTAATGATCCTATGTTTTTTAGCATCCCTCTCTCCATCTGTTCCCTTTGGCCGATTGGAGCAGTTCACCGAGCTTGTTGTCACCCCAAAACTACATCCAGGAGGTGAACAACTGCTTCAAACTCGATCAGAAGAGCCAGGCCAATATCTACAACACCAGAACATTGATGTCACGTCTTCCTCCAGCTCAGTCGTCCATCAGGATCCCCTCAGTGATCATCTGGAGAGTCACAATGAAGGCCATTGGGGAGGAATAGCTGATCTGAAAAGCCTTGTTAGATACCTGTTTACAGGAGGATTTGAGCCTGCAAAAGAGAATGTCGCAGTTCCCACAATTCCCACCATCCTGAAAGACTGCATCCTCCGGACCTGTGGAACCCCGCCTAGGTCTGTCAGCCATCTAAGCTCATGTCACGGAGATGTCCATATACTGCCATGGAACCTGCAAGAGAACCGGAATCCAGGGCAGTCTGCACTAACATACGGCAGGCTTTCAAAGATCCTTTCTCCTAAAGAACTCCGGGAGAAGGTCAAGCAGGCCATGGAGAAGAAGAAGATCAGAGACGGACCTCACAAATGGAACAACACAGAGGAAAATAAGGAGAACGTTGTTGTGGTCAGAATGCTTTGTCACAATATAAAAAGGCTGCAGGAGGACCAGAAATTCAATAAATGTGAAGAAATTTACTCTGGGAGAGTTTGGGTAAGTTATTCCATTCAAGTTCTGttataatgtttcatttaaaatattcctTATCACCGTAATTTCTAGGGAGGGGACCTTTTCACCATAGTCATTGTATaacaatgtaataaaaacaccttagcaaccatctGGCAATGCcctgttaaaaattattattattttaaaattatttttaatatatttctgttattatttcaaaatattaaatatttagaaatgggTCTGCGCCGATGGCCTTGTGGGGAGTGCGCTGACTTGCCGTTCTGAGTTTGAGTCCCAGTTCAcagacctttcccgatcccaccCCCTCTCCCTCacccacttcacttcctgtcgaCCTATACTGTCCTGTCTAAATAAAGGcataaaatggcaaaaataaatcctaaaaaaaaataatttagaaacTCTCCAATATCAGTAGTCTGATCATTTTTACATTAGATTTTGATTACCGTTCTTACCTTATTAATTTAATGACACTCTTAtatgtaatctttagcaaatctatGAACAGAGATACACAAAATCAATACCAATATAATATCagcctatattatatattttttccatttatttgtaCCAGTTgaatatacagtgtgtgtgtgtgtgtgtgtgtgtgtgtgtgtgttgtgtgtgtatgtatataaaaaaaatctaatatagGCTAATTTGGTATTGATTTTGTGTATGGTAAAAATCTAGTAACATTTTTTGTCGTTGGTGCAGATCCCAAAGGTGCTGCAGAGGCGTTTGAGGATAGACCCTCGATCGGCTGTGAGGATTCAGCCTTTGAAATCAATGCCAAGAGTTGCAGAAGCTGTCATGGTGCAACCGTTAAAACCGTTGGTATGTTTTGCCTTTCAGACTTAATGCTTTATGTTGTCAGATAATGATATTATTGTATTGTAAACTTATTTCCTTTCTGTTTGCAGGCAGAGAGTGAAAAAGAAGAAGATATTCACACTGCATTCCTCAACTGGTTACATGCTCAGAGCCATCAGCCTTTGACCTGTCTGACAGGCCGCACTAACGTCATTCTCTTACCCTGTGCTGAAGGTGTGAGGAAGAACCATCAAAATGTATGTTTTCAATCACATTACTGTTATTGCAGACTAACCTGGGTTTCTCTCTCCTCAGGAAAAGAAGAGTTTGTCTTGACTGTGCTAAAACCAGAGCAACAGCAAGAGGATGAAATGTTCTTTCTATCAACCAGTTtactaaagaaaacaaatgtgcaGGTATAAAGTCACATATCATTTTTAGAGATTATTTTTCCTTCTCCTGCCTTCTCAACAAACCAACTCAATCTTTGTTTAGATTGTCAGAGAGCCACATGATTCTGACCACAGCGGCTCTGATAATGATAATGAAGATCCACATCTTGGCTTTCCCTCCCTCAGCTCTCTTGGGTATGCTTGCATTCTTTTCAAAAACTGgaaatatcaatatattttttaatatcctTAGCAGCAAACAAGATTCACTTTCTGATGAGTTGGTGTGGCCTTTCTTTGTTGTTTGCGATTGTTGAATCTGTTTGCTCAGTGGGGTAGAGGACATCAGCAGCTCGGCTTTCGAGCACATCTCTCACGCTCTAATGGGACGTCCTCTCTCGCGTGAACTGGTCTCCACAGGACGGGGACTGAGGGGCGGAGCTCTGCTCATCACAGGTGCAAAGGTAAACTTCAGACATGTATGTCACAGCACAGTCCTTTCAAAGTAAGATGTGAGATAGTTCTACTTGATATCTCTTGATAAAAGTAATTGTTTTGCAGGTGTTCAATTATCAACAAAGATATTTATTCAAAATCATACATCACAGATCTGTCtcttcaaatattttataaacagGTTTTATTATCACATAATGTAGGGAATTGGactcatttatgtatttaactattttaaaaGTCAATCAGCAAATATTGAATAACTGTGTGTCCAcacagtttaatatttaaaatatttagttttttgtttgacTTCAAGTGCTGTTTTAAGTCGGAAGACTGAAAGTTGGACTTGGAGTTGAATGGAATGTAGCAATAGCTCCCAAGCACTTGATAACTTTACATTGTAAATTTATTTGGACAATAAGATAACAATCAAATATTATGAAAGTaaagaatgaataaatagaTAGTACAAGGTATCTGTGATAAATTTCCTGCATTTCTCCACAGGGCAGTGGAAAATCTTCTCTCTCCAGAGCACTGTGTAGAAAGGCCAGTGAGCAGCTGGATGCCCATGTTCAAGTTGTGGACTGCAAGACACTGAAAGGTACGCAAGAAAATGAGATTGACCTGTTTTGCTGTGCATTCCAATTTAACATGCaagatttttgtcttttatttacaTCAAATTTCTTATGAATGAAATTCCTAGGTAAGAGAGCAGACACAATCAGACAGAGGCTGGAAGAGGTTTTTGAGCAGGCAGTCTGGAGACAGCCCTCGATGGTACTGCTGGATGACCTTGATCACGTGACCGGTGCCGCAACCTCACCTGAGCACGAGCATGGGCCAGAGGCAGTACTGCGGCAACACATCGCACAGAGTAAGTCATCATAACAGACATGCCTGACTCTTCATCAGGTATCTCTGTGAGGAACCATCTGATTGACAACTTCGCTCTGCATGTTCTCCTCAGGTCTGAGGGATTTGGTGGATGAGATGGTGGTGCGATCCAGTCTCGTAGCTCTGATGGTCACAGCACAGAGTGAACATGCTCTTCATCAGACTCTGACTGCGGTGCAGGGTTCACACTTCTTCCAGAGTTTCTGCAAGATCCAAACACCAGATCAGGTGGGTTTATGGAACTGCGATCTAGGGCATGGTTTGGGTAAAAAATtcaatgttgtgtgtgtttttttgatagttttttttatttaagtacaGAAAAGCTCTTGGTTTGATGTGTTTgggatattttttaaatgggtttataATTTTGGgattatatatcaatatgacTTTAAACTTCAATAATAATgtcagtaatattataataacaataataatcattattatgattatttttaaatgaaaacaagaaatatgactattgtaatatttcactgtaaaataaaaaggatttaagaaaaaatatataataacaacaacaataataaaagcaatcattttaaactttaaagggGTCGTGACATAATCAAATTTGTAATCAAAtttgccttgatcttttgacatataagaggtctttgtaccattaaaacatcctgcaagtttcatagctcctcattataaacaaagcatttatttaattaagctcctaaaacggctcattttGGATCTGAGGTGCCAAGGTGCACCTGGGcacaaacatttgaacatttgcACAACACTCGTTGTTCCCAGGTACAATGatcacttttttaaaatagGAAGTTACTGATTTTGCTagtggatttgttttgtttgtgatgtttCTGTTATTAAATTCTTGCCAGGATAAGTTGCATTGTTGACCAGACTTTATGCCTATAGTCAAAAGTCTGACTCCACAAGACTAgttttacaacccgaattccggaaatgttgggatgtttttttaaatttgaataaaatgaaaactaaaagactttcaaatcacatgagccaatattttattcacaatagaacatagaaaacataacaaatgttttaacggagaaattttacacttttatccactaaatgagctcatttcaaatttgatgcctgctacaggtctccaAAAAGTTGGCACTGGGACAACAAAGGgttgaaaaagcaagacattttgaaaagattcagctgggagaacatctagcaactaattaagttaattgacatcaggtctataacatgattagctataaaagggatgtcttagagaggcagagtctctcagcaGTAAAGATGgacagaggctctccaatctgtgaaagagtgcagaAAAAGATTGtgcaatactttaaaaacaacattcctcaacgtcaaattgcaaaagctttgcaaatctcatcatctacagtgtataacatcatcaaaagattcagagaaactggagaaatctctgtgtgtaagggacaaggctgaagacctttgttggatacccgtggtctttgggccctcagacgacactgcatcacttatcggcatgattctgtcattgacattactaaatgggcccaggaatactttcagaaaccactgttggtaaacacaatctgccgtgccatctgcagatgcaaACTAAagatgcaaaaaggaagccatatgtgaacatggtccagaagcgccgttgtgtcctgtgggccaaggccaagtgtttcaaagtggaaaaatgttctaaatttgacattcttgttggaaatcacggacgctgtgtcctccaggctaaagaggagggacaccttccagcatgttatcagcgttcagttcaaaagtctGCAtttctgatggtatgggggtgcataagtgcatacggtatgggcagcttgcatgttttggaaggcacaatgaatgctgaaaggtatataaaggttttagagcaacatatgctcccctccagacgacgtctatttcagggaatgccttgtgtatttcagcaggacaatgcaaaaccacatactgcagctattacgacagcatggcttcatagtagaagagtccgggtgctgaattggcctgcctgcagtccagatctttcacctatagagaacatttggtgcatcattaaatgaaaaacatgtcaaagacgaccacgaactcttcagcagctggaaacttatatcaggcaagaatgggaccaaattccaacaccaaaactccagaaactcataacctcgatgctcagacatcttcaaactgttttgaaaagaagaggagatgctataccatggtaaacatgcccccatcccaactattttgagacctgtagcaggcatcaaatttgaaatgagctcattttgtgcctaaaattgtaaaatttctctttttctcattatctatgttctactgagaataaaatattggctcatgtgatttgaaattcttttagttttcattttattcaaatttaaaaaaacatctgaacatttccggaatttgggttgtattcTTGCTTGGTGTTTTATTTCCCCACAGAAAATAGCGACTGTAATATTATGGTTTCTCTTTATAGGCTCAGAGGGTTGAGATTTTAAGGTCTTTAATAGCCAAAAAGAACTTCCAGGACTGTCAAACTACTCTTGACCTAGACAGTGTTGCCAGAGAAACAGAAGGATTCATGCCACAAGACCTGAACCTGCTGCTCGAAAGGGCCATCCATGCCAACACTCTACACAGCAGGAACAATGGCAGCTCTGAAGGCGAGTGTTTAATCTAGTTATATCTTTCTAGGATTCAGCTGTTTTGCTGAAATCTAAGCTTTCTGCTTTCACAGATCTGAACTATAAGGACTTCAGACAGGCCCTTCAGGGCTTCACCCCACCCTCCCTTTGGGGGGCTCAGCTGCAGACTCCCAGCGGGGCCGGCATGGAGCGTATCGGGGGACTTCATCAGGCACGTCAGCTCCTGATGGACATCATACTGCTTCCAGCTAAGGTACAGCTGCCCCTGTGCACAATATGTCCATTTTAGTGGAAGACTAGCTTTcccaaactaaaaaaaaatccaatataTGTGCAAGAACAGTTATCATAACAACTGGGAAAGTCAAGGAAATTCATTAGTCAAAAACTGTGTGTTGGAAGTAACGATCTGTTTTGTCCAGTACCCGCTGCTCTTCTCTAGTCTGCCCATGCGTCAGTGCTCTGGGGTGCTGCTCTATGGAGCTCCTGGCACAGGCAAGACGCTACTGGCTGGAGCTGTAGCCAAAGAGAGCGGCATGAACTTCATCAGCATCAAGGTATAGAGAACATatagagaatgtgtgtgtgtactgaaatcaaaataatgtataaatatataatttatagttatttatatttatgtattgtgATGCCATATGTGTTTCTCCAGGGTCCTGAACTCCTCAGCAAGTATATTGGTGCCAGTGAGCAGGCAGTTAGAGATGTGTTTCAGAGGTCTGTCCAAAGGCACAGTCTGTTTTGTGTGATATATAGTAGCAGTTCACTAGAGTCGTCATTGAATGTTTGTCTGTGTTGCTGCAGGGCTCAACAAGCTAAACCTTGCATACTGTTCTTTGATGAGTTTGACTCTCTGGCCCCTCGAAGGGGTCATGACAACACAGGGGTCACTGACCGTGTGGTTAATCAGCTGCTTACTCAGCTGGATGGAGTGGAAGGACTGACAGGTACATCAAATGCTCACACATATACCTGAGTTTTACAGCAACAGCTAGAGGTTCTTCTGTTTTGACCTGCTTCATGGTCTCAGTTTGTTGATCTGTGTGCAAGTGGGTGGTTGACATATAACACGTCCATGGACTTTTTTTTCCCTATCAACAGCAGATTTTAAGTTAAGGTTTATGTAATGTTAGTCTcgtatgctcaccaaagctacatttatttgataaaaaatacagtaaaaacagttagatttgttaaatattattacatttaaaataactgttttatatgttaaaatgtaatttatttctgtgatgacgaagctgattttttttttttcagcagccattaatccagtcttcagtgtcacatattttgctacttaatatttttgtgtaaattatGAAACCTTTTTGATGAATAATCAAAAGAATTCAAAAGaacaccatttatttgaaatagtaaaactttttttgcaatgttacaaaaaaaatctgtcacttaaacaatttaatgcttctttgcagaataaaagttttaatatatatattttttaaattaactgaccccaaactttttgaacGGTAGCGTATGTATGATAAGGTAGTAATAAAATGTAGTAATATAAAACCTGTATAATTATGTTACAGTTaggcaaaaaatatatataaagcatGTCTCACCACTCTGTTGTGTAGTGTTCATTCGGCAACAATTTTGAGAAGTTTCATACATAGTTTGTTGCTTTTAATATAGATGTGGCAATTGCTTATAGCAACATCACTATCTGTATCAGTAAGAAAGATTAACCTAAAGTTGATCATTTATATTGCTAAATTAATACATCtaattctaaatttaaaaaaaacaacaattctTTTGCCAAGCATTTCCTTAAAAACATCAGACTGAGACCTAGAGCAAAGCCAGTTATCTGGAGTGCATTTTTTGATCTTTAAAAGATTGCATTGTATTTGTGAGATATCTGAAATCACTACATAGTTTCTTATTTTTAGGGGTGTATGTGTTGGCTGCCACCAGTCGTCCTGACCTGATTGATCCTGCTCTTTTGAGACCCGGGCGACTGGACAAGTCTCTCTACTGCCCTCCTCCTGATCGGGTCAGCATGGTGTCTGGCATTTATCAGCTTAACCTCTTTATACCTGTAACACATACAgtatcaatttaataatatacatCTGTCCTTCAGGAGGCCCGGCTGGAGATCATGAAGGCTTTGTCTCATTCTGTGCCACTGGCTGCAGATGTGGACTTGGAGCAGATTGCTGTGGCAACAGAGCTGTTCACTGGAGCTGACCTAAAGGCCCTTCTCTATAACGCTCAGCTAGAGGCGATCCACAGCAGCCTGGGGCCCAACCTTCTGCATGTGTGTTACACACAAACTCAAACATGCACACATTCCGATAAAACCCTAACCCCAAGATTAGTAGCTAACCTATATGGATTTTTCAGTGGCTGATGCCCATATCTAAAGATCAGCAGCCAATGGTCAAaatatacactacagttcaaaagatTGGGTTGGGTATTTCACAAATGTATtcgaaaaaaatacaataaaaacagtaatattttgaaatattgccattcaaaataactgttttctatttgaatatattttaaaatgtaattcatttctatgatggcaaagctgaattttcagcttagTACATCAGTGGTACATTTTTAGCTTGCATGTGAAGCAGACTCTCTCTGTGTTTTATAGGATCTGGGCTCGGGGTCAGACAGTGATGTCAGCCTCTCCTCCCTGATCTTCCTGAACCATAGCAGCGGGTCAGATGACTCAGCTGGGGAGGGAGACGCAGGGCTGGAGCACTCTATGGTTCTGCTGGACCCCAGTGAACTCCCACCTGAGGACCCACGCCACAACATCTGGCGCCTTTACTTCGGAAGCTCCTTTGAGTCTGAACTGGA
This portion of the Onychostoma macrolepis isolate SWU-2019 chromosome 19, ASM1243209v1, whole genome shotgun sequence genome encodes:
- the pex1 gene encoding peroxisome biogenesis factor 1, whose protein sequence is MLGSQGIQPVTLVFNNSKNCFLQLSSNFATHLCLHENQILELSWGVSAPVFLSWIRSRSSGPEDRVEISRQLGEKLGLKEGEQGYLRPCHQVQSVQQVFVEPLSPDDWEILELHSMALEQRLLDQIRVVFSEGVFPVWVDQHTVIYIRIASLSPSVPFGRLEQFTELVVTPKLHPGGEQLLQTRSEEPGQYLQHQNIDVTSSSSSVVHQDPLSDHLESHNEGHWGGIADLKSLVRYLFTGGFEPAKENVAVPTIPTILKDCILRTCGTPPRSVSHLSSCHGDVHILPWNLQENRNPGQSALTYGRLSKILSPKELREKVKQAMEKKKIRDGPHKWNNTEENKENVVVVRMLCHNIKRLQEDQKFNKCEEIYSGRVWIPKVLQRRLRIDPRSAVRIQPLKSMPRVAEAVMVQPLKPLAESEKEEDIHTAFLNWLHAQSHQPLTCLTGRTNVILLPCAEGKEEFVLTVLKPEQQQEDEMFFLSTSLLKKTNVQIVREPHDSDHSGSDNDNEDPHLGFPSLSSLGGVEDISSSAFEHISHALMGRPLSRELVSTGRGLRGGALLITGAKGSGKSSLSRALCRKASEQLDAHVQVVDCKTLKGKRADTIRQRLEEVFEQAVWRQPSMVLLDDLDHVTGAATSPEHEHGPEAVLRQHIAQSLRDLVDEMVVRSSLVALMVTAQSEHALHQTLTAVQGSHFFQSFCKIQTPDQAQRVEILRSLIAKKNFQDCQTTLDLDSVARETEGFMPQDLNLLLERAIHANTLHSRNNGSSEDLNYKDFRQALQGFTPPSLWGAQLQTPSGAGMERIGGLHQARQLLMDIILLPAKYPLLFSSLPMRQCSGVLLYGAPGTGKTLLAGAVAKESGMNFISIKGPELLSKYIGASEQAVRDVFQRAQQAKPCILFFDEFDSLAPRRGHDNTGVTDRVVNQLLTQLDGVEGLTGVYVLAATSRPDLIDPALLRPGRLDKSLYCPPPDREARLEIMKALSHSVPLAADVDLEQIAVATELFTGADLKALLYNAQLEAIHSSLGPNLLHDLGSGSDSDVSLSSLIFLNHSSGSDDSAGEGDAGLEHSMVLLDPSELPPEDPRHNIWRLYFGSSFESELDNQSLSELNSQCLSGPNSTAPDLTGASVRDPNSCHAPVFMSCLQDGFQELTHEHSERLRAEVNTVKNSYRRNPEESSLVQTGPSKPGSVICQTHLISALANTRASVSREDWRRYTELYESYGASKEGKSQSTASFKAGQRVTLA